In the genome of Lathyrus oleraceus cultivar Zhongwan6 chromosome 4, CAAS_Psat_ZW6_1.0, whole genome shotgun sequence, the window TTCGTGATGAGCGCATTGTGCGTTAGAAATTTTCAATTCAATTTGTGTTCAGATACAATGTTCTAACTTCATTACATTTAAATCGAATTTGAATCCTACTTTTAGCATCTTTGCATTGCACGTCTTTGCGTTACGCGACATCAATTCATGTCCTCGTGTCATGATTTTGATCTGTGGACGTTTCGCTTTTCTCTACTCTTTCGATTAAATTACATTGAATGCTTGTTGTAATTATTTTGTATGCACTTGTATCCTTCTGTCTTGTTGCATGTGTTGTACATATTCGATTTGATTTTATTTTGTGGCGTTAAGTTACACCTTGTGCTAGAGTTTGTGTCATCACGATTAGAATTTCTGCACCCTTCGTGATGCAATTCGCAACCTTGTGTTACGATTCTCACCTTCCATTTATTCTTCAATCATCTTTTACCACTTATTCAAATAATTTTAGACCATTTTACAAATCATTTTCGACTAGCGTGAATAAACCCTCGATCAACATCtagtttttcttttcttttccgCTTACTCGAAGCGattaaaatattttcttaataaaattgaaAGACAAAGGGTCGAGAGATGCACATCTCTTTAAACCCGTTTATAGTCGAGATATCGGAGCACACATTGCTCAAAACGACTATTAGTCTTTCAACCTAAAACACACTAATCAAACTTGGACTAAAGGGACAATTGGAAGCACATCCATGTGAATATCGAGTAAACGTGCGTTTGGTGCACACCTATACTCAAATGTTTACTCATATTCCGTAAAgatcaaatatatatataaaagaagTCCAACCAATCAAACTTACTTTTCGCCATTGCGCGAATTcgaaaaccttttcaaaaacgCGTATGCTTTATCCATTTCGACATGAAACAAACAAAGgcttcagcctccaagagcgagtAGCAAACAAAGGTTTAACCACTTGATATGTCTAAAACATCAATATTTAAAAGCACCTAACAAATAGTTCTTTTTTACAAAGAACTGTGTAActttgagttctccatcgcacctgGGGATACATAggagaatttttttgaaatcttgtcagacacattaataaaaaatccaaaaacttttttccttctttttctCGTTCAATAAGAAGAAGACCATAATCTGATAACACACTAACACTCATTCTCATAACTAACTAAAtggatcccgttgagtacaacaaatgTGATAGGTGTTAATACCTTCCTATTGCATAACCGAATCCCGAACCTGCTCTTGGTtcgacgaccatttctttttttTTCCCTTCTTTTTTTGTGGTTTTTATCGATAATTTCCGTTTCCttttgaaataaataaagtttgatggagACTCTGTTTGTATTTCAATTGTGCGATgcgctcgggtatttttcgcgACGCGACACACGTGTCAAGCCTTTTTTGAGTGTTGGCTCCACCAAGTCATCCACTAGACCAAATTATCCCTAACATTAGGAAAATGTAAGAGCTCATTAGTGTTGGTCTAGTCTTGGAAATCCTCCATAGGAAATGTAATATGAGCACAAGAGCTTTTATGTTCATGAGCAACAAGAATGACATTGAAGTCTCTAATAAAGTAGCAAGGTAATGACTAGTTTCCAATGAGATTCGAAAGATCCAAGCATAAACTTCTTGTAACAATATAGCTAGTGGAAGCATATATTGAAGTAATGCCAATTTTTTTATCACCCATAAAAGATGTGAAGGAAACATGTTGATCACTAATAAAGATGACCACAAGAGATATGGAAATTTGCATAAGCACCAAAGGTTAGGTAATGCATTTGTTCTATTAAGGACCCGATATCAAAAGAAAGCAGACTTATTGCTAAGGATAATTCTTTTAAGGATCAATTTTGTTGGGATGTTGGAAAGATCCATTGagttaaaaaaaaaaaagataaatcATTTCAAATGTTTGGATGAACCAACCTTTGACCTGGTTTCATAAAAACTTATAGATTTCAACTTTTTTTTCCTATTTCTTATTTTTACCAAACTAAAGCTAGGAGTATTATCAGGCATAAGGTGAGAGGTAATATCAAGCAAGAAGTCCTCCTCTCCATCATTATTTCATGCTAAATTTGTGTAAGAGTCGTGAAGAAAAATTTGATTACTAACAATGGAATTTTCAATAGATTCACTGTTATCATTTATGATTTGTGTGGCATCTACAAAATAATTTCTAAGAGAGTTGTCATCAAATTCTTCATCTCCTTCGACCACCAAATCAAGTAGTGCATCAAACTTGTTTTCCAATGTAGGTGTTTTAGCCACATTAGTAATATGTGGATCACGATCATTAACATCCTACAAAGTCTCTTTTTCTTTGTTTCTAACAAGTTTTCTATCTTTAATTGTGTTCCTTTTAGTTACTCCTTGCCCTTTTCTAATGTCTCTCTAATATTATTGTCATTCTTAACCAGGACATAGGTTTTAGTATTTCGAATATACTATAATTTAATCGACATTTGTATTCTATTTTTGTAATTTAACCTCTTTAAatccattttttatttttaattttggcACGCGTATTGCTTTGTTAGTTTCTCATTGCTTATTTATTTATAAAACTATTATTTTTTACTTTTTCAAAAGAAAAGAGAGTAACTAGTGACAATTAAAAACTAAATCATTTTTTTATGTGGACATGGTCAAAATTAAATTATACAGATAGTTTATTGAAATATTTATAAAAGTCTTTAGGTAATTTGACTATATTAAAGTTTTCAACTAAAAAAAATGTTAATGTGTTAGGACTACATGTGCATAATACACAATATATGAGTAACAATTtttcaataaaataaaattaattgaAAAAAATGTTAAAATTATATTAAACAATAATTAGTTATACTAAAAGTGATtaataattaaatgaaatattttcTAAGAATAATTAAGTGAAATATTTAGCATATATAATTAAAAGAAGATATGTTGTTAATTGAGGTATTTTATTAAATAAACAGAACCAATTTAAAATTacaatattttatttataaatttcATAATGATTCTCAAATTTAATTAAAACtataataaatttaaaaaattaaaaatattttattgaaTATAAAAAATCCACGCTTGGTTGTTTAAGATGTTTTTATGCTACATATAAAAATTGGTTTGTTAATTTTAAACGGTCAATGTTTAAGTAACACGTCTGCacaataataaaaatttaatatttGACAAAAGAATTAAATTATTAAAACAAAGCATGTTAAAATAAATTAGACATTATTTAAGTATTAAAAAAATTACATGTTAGTCTAAAATTAAATTGAATATTTATTAGATAAGATAAAAGTAATATGTAATTCTTGTTGAGATTTTAATGCTTAATAAAACCGGATGAAATTTGAAATATTTATTGTAAAAAGTAAGATTAAAGTTATTTATGTATATTTAGTGATGTTTAATATTATTTTTCATTATACAATTATGATTGTTTTTAAACCCCTACTTTACTTCTTTGACAGAAAAATTTAAAGTGTTGTtccaaaattaaaaagaaaaataaattaatttatatttaaattataaaCAAAAATATAGACCTATCATAACAAAATTATTATTAATGATATTAAAAgaataaaattttcaaaaaaaatttaaTCTAACTATAATGGTTTAAAGTTCCTATATCATATTTCAAGAATTTGATATTATAGAAAATAAAAACTAATAGAAACAAGTATCAAAAGTCTTAAACAAAAGATCTTCACTCAAACTCTTTCTGGTTGAAGTTCACAATTCTCGTCCTTTGATTTCTTCGATCTTTCATTTTTGATATCAATTGAATTCTTCGACTTTTCTCCACTTTTTTCAATTTCTTGCATCTTAGTGTCGAGTAAAAAGTACAAGTTATCGTTGACCCTAAATGACCAAATATCAAGTTTTTGATTCTCTTTAAAATTATTCTCCAATAATACAGGTGACCAATCCTGAACAAGATTGTAAACACTAGTAGTGCTCATATTCCACTTCTTCAAAGATAATGGGAATTCGTTAAAATAAGGATCTAACACAATCACTTTTAAACCGACCGGCTTTCCTTCTTGATCCCTTGTTTCTAAGATTGTCTTTTCTATTTCTGTGAGAAAATCAGATCTAATTTGTGTAATTGGCATTGAAAGACGATTGTTGTTATAGCTGAGATCAGACATAAACAATGTCTTACACATGATATATTTAATATCATTACCATTCAACACTGAGATCATGTTATTAACATGATTAGGCAATTCTGGTGGTGGTGATAGAGGAGTTTTTTCCTTACGAATGATTGGTTTCCTCCTAATTGCGGGCTTTGATTTCACTATTCTTTCCCCATCAGAGATGATATCTTCATTGTCTGGACGATACCTTTTTTTGCTATTAACTTGTACTTTTTTCACTTTCCTTTGTTGACATGAGGTTTGATTGATTTTCTCTATTTGTGTTAACTCATCTTTGGTATAAAATTGTGGAGAAATTTGAGATAACACACAATGCAAAGTAAAATGAGACAATGGATCGAATTTCTTTTCTAAAGAATTCAGTTTTTGCATATATGCATTGATCTTCTCAATAGCCAAAGCTTTCTTTTCCATCATGCATTGAGCTTCCGTCTCCATAGACAttgatttcttttcttttctttctcaaATAAGGTGTTGCTGTA includes:
- the LOC127137036 gene encoding B3 domain-containing protein At2g24670-like, coding for MSMETEAQCMMEKKALAIEKINAYMQKLNSLEKKFDPLSHFTLHCVLSQISPQFYTKDELTQIEKINQTSCQQRKVKKVQVNSKKRYRPDNEDIISDGERIVKSKPAIRRKPIIRKEKTPLSPPPELPNHVNNMISVLNGNDIKYIMCKTLFMSDLSYNNNRLSMPITQIRSDFLTEIEKTILETRDQEGKPVGLKVIVLDPYFNEFPLSLKKWNMSTTSVYNLVQDWSPVLLENNFKENQKLDIWSFRVNDNLYFLLDTKMQEIEKSGEKSKNSIDIKNERSKKSKDENCELQPERV